Within Cellulophaga sp. L1A9, the genomic segment GCATTCTTTTCGGCTACAGATTGTATTCCCGCAAGGGCTTTACTCGCCATTTCATTATCACCAAAGAGTTCTAAAATGCCCGATACAATAATAATATTTGGCTCAAAATTGATTTTCGTATACGTTTCCGGGTCAAAACAATCAAAATCTGTAAATCGTACGTTCTTATAACCTTTACTGTCAATAACTTTCTGTCCTATCTCAATATTCTCTTTTACAAATTCATTGATTACAATTTCTGCCTCAGGGTACTTATCTTTAATATCAAAAAGGTAATTTCCGGTACCACCTGCAACGTCCAAAATTTTAATCGTACGGCCTTCTTTTATCAAGTGCGCTATATTCTTCTCTAGAAGTTGTAATAAATGCTGCTTTCGTATTCTAATACCTCTCCAGCCTATTGCTTCTAGGTAATTTTTATCCATCATGGTTCCAAAACCTAATTTTCCTTTTGGTTCATTATGATACACATAATCTAGAGATGCTCCAGAATCAAAACCATGTTTTAGACCAATAGCCATTCCATTACTAATTTTTCCAATTTTACTCAAAGACCATTTTTGGAATTTGAAATTAAGATTATTACCTTCTTTATTCTGAAGGCTTTTATGTTCTACCATTGAAAATTGATCTGGCTCAAGGCTAAGCTTTTTCTGAGGGTGGTTAAAGCTTTTTACCGCAAAAGCTTTGATTTTATCATAGACAACTTCTTTTTTAGTTTCAAACAAAATACCGTGAAAAAAGTCGGGTAAAACTTCAAGCTCCTTTAAATTTGTATCTAACTTATCAAAGAATATTTTTTGATCTTTATTAAATACTACTTTGTCTTTTTCCGCAGACAAAATAAGGGTTGGCGTATCTATAGCTTCTGCATCTTCTACTAAACGCTTACCCGCATCCGCTAAATCTATTAATAATTTTGCATCAATAGATCTTGTAATTAACGAATCGGTATCATAGGCCTTCTGCTGCGCTACATCATGCGTAAGCATTGTAGACTTTACGTAACTTTTTATAACCAACTCTTTATTTAATTTAGTTCCAAGCGTAATCATTTCGTTTGCTAGAGGAACAATGAGGTTGATTCTAAAAGCTGGCGCAAGCAATGCCATTCCTGCAATATTTGGCGCATAATCATGAACCCAAGCAGAAGCAATGACCCCGCCAATACTGTTGGCTATAACAAAAATATCATTACTCGGTATAGTGTATGTTGATTTTAAATAGTGCGCAAAAGCATCTAAATCTCTTACATAATCCATAAAAACAGAAGAAGTCGCTGTCTTCGTATGGCCATGACCACGAAGATCAAAAGCAAAAATATTGTATTCTGAAAACTGAGAAGAAGTAGCAATATCATTTAAACGCTCAGAATGCTCATGACCACGGTGAATGATGATAACACTCTTTTGAGATGGTTTGAAATTCCATTTACGATAAAATATTTCGCTTCCATCAAAACTATTAAAATGTCCATTGCTCATATATTGATTGTCTTTAAAAAATCCTGTACATAGCGATGTATTACAGCATTTTTGTGGGTGGTTTTTATTTTTACTATTGCTTCGTCTAAAGGTAAAGATAGAATATTTTTTACAACAAGAATTCCTATAAATGTACTTCTACTAAGCCCCATAGTACAGTGAATTAGTATTTTTCCGTCTTTAGGCAATTCCTTGTAATGTGTTGTTATTTCTAATACGATTCTTTTAATTTCCATAGCATCGAAAGCTCCGATATCCAATAAGGGAACAGCATGATATTGACAATTTTGTTTGATTGCTTTATTTTCTTCCAATTCTGCCGAAAAATCATACACTAAAGTGTTCTTGTTGCCTGTAAAATTTTGATATTCCGAATGATCAAGTCTTGACGAAATATAAAGATTTGGAATAAGCATAATGGGCTTTTTATTTTTCCTTAAAAATTTCCAGAAAAACCAATAGATTGCTAGATAAGGTGAATACAGTACTTTTTTATACCATGGAATAGCACCTAACTGATCCTTTAAAAAATGGACATTATTCTTCTGATAATTATAGCCCACCATAAACAACACAAGGGCAGGCCAAAATAAAATTAGCCCAATAGGATGTCCATATTCCACAACAACGAGCGTTAGTAATAGTATCGTCCATCCACCAAGAAAATAATAATTAGCAAGGTGAAAATTTCTTAATTGAAAATTAGTACCCTGTGCAGGAAAAACTATAAAACTTATTTGTGCTAAAACAGCTCCGGTAACAACATCAAGTAAATGATGTTGATAGGTGGTGAGTGTGGAAAGACCTAATAATACGAGCCATACTGCTGCCACATGTCGCCACGAATTTTTCAAATTTCTAAAGACCGACCAAAATACAAAAGCAAAAGCGATATGTAATGAAGGAGCTTCGTTATAAGGAGAATCTACTTTTTTAATAAATTGAAAGAAAAAATCGAATAAAATAGGAGTCGTCTCTGGCTTTACAAATGAAAATTTTAAAGGAAATAGTAGAAAAAATATTCCTGAAACCAGACAAATAAAGAGTATTCGCTTTGTCAATACCCTAAGCTCTTCCATTGTTTTACAAAGAAAAAAGACTAGGATAAAGAATACCCCACTAGTCATATAAGGTACAACCGTCCAAGAAACAAAAGGAATATACTTCTCTATACTAAAAACAAATGAAGGCACGTAATCTAACGTTGACGCATACCACGCATTCACATTATATAGCACACTAAATACCAAAGTGCAGAGCGCCGCAAGCTTTATTCTTGTGCCTAACGCTATTCTTGCTTCATCCATTTGGCTTTTTTAAACATAATAAGATTAAGAATAGGCGCGGGGAGTATGGATAAGAATGTCATCATCCATTTCATTTTTACAGGAAAAATAACTAACTTATTTTTAGCATCAATAGCGGCTACAATTTTTTTTGTAGCGACATCAAGCGGCACTAAAAAAGGCTTTTTACTCAAATCGTTGTTATTTAACTCTCTTAATTTTAAGGTATCAATGTATCCCGGAGCAATAGTAGTTACTGAAATTCCAAACGGTTTTAATGCTCTATGATAAGCATCGGCAATTTGAATTACTGAACGTTTTGTTTTCGTATAAAGACTAGAATTTTTATAATCTAAAATACCGGACACAGATGCAATTACCACAATATGACCAATTTTCTGATGCAGCATAGCAGTTCTTGCCACTTCAAAGCAATTAGTAGCTCCTAAAATATTGGTTTTAAGCATTTGTGCAGCATCTTCATACGAAATTTCACCAGCTACATCTTCCGCATAACTACCTGTGCAATTTATAAAAAGGTCCAGATTTTCAGTTTCAGTCAGAAAAGTATGTACAGTTTTTTTTAATGAGGACATTTCGCAAACATCTGCCTGATACGCAGCTACATTTGAAGGTTTATTTTCTAGAATTTTATCTAAATTTCTACCACAAACAGCCACACGATACCCTTTAACGCTATAATGTAGCGCTAATGAATATCCAATTCCAGAGGTTCCGCCGGCAATAAAAACATTCATATTTGGTAGGCTATTTTTATGAATTTATAAATGTAAGTTTTTCACGGCAATTAATAGAATTACTTTTCTTTTTGAATACTCTTCATGGTTTGCTGATAGCCGTAATCCCATTGTTTATCCATATCATTTTTAAAATCTTCGTAGGTTTTAGGATATTTAAAACAAATCTCGAAGTTCTTCCAATCTATACTTTTTTTGATGTAATGTCCTACTAAATCTTTCTTTATATGAATGGTATCAATTTGAAAATTACTGGCATGATTTTCAATTTCCTGTAATCGTTGGTTGCCACTATACCCAAGAACTGCGCGTACCAGCGCTTCTTCAACTGGACTGTAAGACTGTTTTTTTTCTATAATTACCGTTTTAGCTAGATGTTTAGCCAATTCAATAGGAATTAAATCAACAGCTCCTCCTGCAAAGTACGTATCCTCTAAGTACACTGGAGCTACGTAAAACATATCTGAAACAGAAATCCGTGCACTAACCAACATAGAGAGATTTGTTTTAATCTTTATGGATGCTGACACTGCACTATTTGTATAATTTTCGGAATTGATAGTAATTGCATTTAGGTCAATTTTACTTGCCGTTTCTTTATCTGTAAAAATCACTTTCTGATATAACTTTTCACCTTTTCTTTTTTGTCCTGTAAGTTTAGGATCAAAAAGAATTTGGGAACCTATAAAAAGTGTAGGTGTTTTTTGAGAAAACATTGTTGCTGTTAATTGCGGAAAATCTTTGGAAAAATCCTGAGACACATCTGCTAGGTATTTATGGAATACATCTTCCATAAGAGGTGCATTCTTTTTAGATAACAATTTCTGGAGTGAAAGAAGTCCTATTCTCGACAACTTCTTCTCTTTTGTTAGCCGATCTTTTGTTGCAAATTGATAGTATTCTTCCGATTTTAAATATTCCTTACGGGATTGGTTATCTGGAAAAGTAGTTATCACTGTTGCCGCAAAAGCACCTCCGCAAGTTGCAATAAGAACATCTGGTTTCATCTGCAACTCTTCTAATGCCGCATACATCCCAAGATATATCATTAATCGTGTGCCTCCTCCTGAAAGTATAAAAGCATTATTAAATTTATCTTCCATGGCTTAGCTTTTCAATAATAACGGTAGTACCCAAAAGAAAATAGGAGCATTAAAAATAAGACTATCCATTCTATCCATAAGTCCGCCATGCCCAGGCAGTAATTCGCCAGTGTCTTTCACGTTTGTTTTTCGTTTTAATAGGGACATAAAAACATCTCCAAAAAAACCTGAAATACCCAAAACAAAACCTAAAATCGCATGAATTAAAATGGTGGAAGGCAAAAGAAAATATCCTAAAATAATACTCAGTAGCATGGTGATGATTACCCCTCCGATAACACCTTCCCAAGTCTTATTGGGACTAATTTTAGGCATCACCTTATGGTTTCCAAAAAGCTTGCCCATAAAATATTGAAAGACATCATTTAATTCTGTAATAACAACTAAATAAACAAGCGCTTTTATTCCAAAAGCACTCTCTCTTAGATACAACAAATGTGGAAAAACAAGAAGACTTAAGCTTAGCCCTAAAACAATGCCAATACCTTGCTTTACGCTGACTTTCTGCATTAGAAAATAGAGAGAAAACATCGTTAAGAAAGCTATAGCATACAAGAAATAACGCTCAAAACTAAAAAAATAGATTAATGAAAATTGTACAATCCCTAGGATTAAAGCGGTAACAAGAAGGTTTGTCTTTATTTGAAACATTCTTAAGAATTCATAGAAAACCTGGTATCCAATCCAAGAAATAAAAAGTTTCATTGTTATAGAACTGGAAATAGATAAGGCAAAAACTGAAATAATATAACCCCATGTTTTTACCCTTAGCGGAACGTCAGAAAATTTATTTTCAGAATTGTTTACTTCAAGCTCCATGCAATGCTTTCTTAAGACGCGTAAAAGTACTAAGTACGAGCAATACTATAATTATTCCAAAAATGTATTTAGAATAACTCGAAAGGTTAACACCAAAGAATAGGAGTAGGCCATAAATACTTAAAAAGAAAGCACGATCACTTTTCCCCATCGGTCCGTCATTTCTACGTTCTTTTCCTATTACTTTTCCTAATACTCCTGCAAATTCATTAATGATACTTAATAAGATAAATACAATGATGATATAAAAACTCTCTGGTTGAAATTTCATCAATGGAAAGAAAATAATAACATCAGAAACTAAATCCCCCATTTCATTTAAGACCTCACCTAAGGGACTGGTTTGATTAAATTTTCTAGCCATCATGCCATCCAAGGCATTTAAAGCCATTCGCAACAGCAGTCCAATGGGTAAGCTTAAGAAAAACCAGTGTACCCTATCTGCGTTCCAGAACAATACTCCAATAACAAGAGATACTAAAATGGATGCTATCGTAATTTGATTTGCGGTTACATTACATTTGTGCAAAAAAATTAAAACAGGATTTAGAAGTTGTTGAAATTTGGGTTTTAATTTATAAATGGAAATCATGTAAGCTGCTTTTTTTCTACATTATATTCCAAATCTAAGTCTTTTTATTAGAAGTTTCTCTATATCATTGACTGCGCTAAAAAATACCAAGACAAGTTTTTTAAGAGGGATCAATTCTGAAATGAGACCCTATTTTTTTTAGCTAAACTAATTAACGAAAAAATAAAAGTCCAAAAAATGACTCAGATAGATTGATTATCTTGCGGCGTTTTTAATACCCATAAAAAATGAATGCAAAGGACTTAGTAGACTTACAAAGAGCGAATGAATCTTTGTTTGAAATAGATGCTAATTTAAACCGATTGGTTAAAAAAATTGAGTTATTAAGTTATTTAAATCCGTTAAATACAGAAAAGGAAAAACAACGTTTTTTTGCTTCAAAATATACTGAAGATCCTATTCTTAAGTATCCAAAAATAAAATTTCATCCCTATAAATTACACCGAATGTTGTTTTCGCAACGTTTGGAGCGTATTACAGATCAAAAGGTACAAAAGCTTTATCAAGATATCATTTATTACTATTCTAACATGGCGCAATGCATACAAACCATTGGTGAACCTAAGAAATTTTACTATAATTCATTACGACTATACGGAACGCCAACAGAGAAAGATGTACAAAACGCACAATTTATTTTGCACCACTCTAATGAAGCAGAAAGAGCTGATATGGAAAAAATCTATTCACCGGATGACGCTAAGGCTTATTTTGATGAATTTTCTAAGTTGTATGACTTTCCTTTAAACATAAAATTATCTACGGCTATTGCTGCAGATGCTATGGTAAGCAATAGCACACAAACCTTACTAATAAAGAAAAATACGAAGTTTAGCAAAAACCAATTATTAACATTGGCAAATCATGAAATTGGAGTGCATTTAGTTACCACATACAACGGAATTGAGCAACCTTTAAAGATATTTTCAAATGGTTTTCCTCGTAACGTAGAGACCCAAGAGGGGCTTGCTGTTTTCAGTGAATACATGAGTGGAGCGCTAACGCTTGAAAGACTCAAGACATTAGCATATAGAGTATTAGCTAGCGATAGTTTAATCAAAGGTTACAGCTTCTCAGATACTTTTGATTTGATACATGGCAGCTACAAACTTAATAGAAATGATGCTTTTAACATCACCATGAGAGTACACCGAGGTGGTGGATTTACAAAAGACAGGTTATACCTAAGTGGATTAAAAAAAATCTACAAACGCCACCAAAGAGGCGAAGGAATGGACACATTATTGACAGGAAAAGTAACTATGGATTATGAAGCTGACATTGTAAATCTTCAAAATTTAGGATTGGCCAGCCCTATAACCCATAGAAATATTGCTTTTAAGGAAAATAAGAATGAGAACACAACACTCGATTTTATTTTGAATCACTTAAAATAGCGTGTAGTAGCCTATAAACTTATACTGCGTTCTTTTGGATGTTTTACCTGAAATGAAAATTGGTGTTTGCTTTCTTGCTTTGAGGCTAAATTTAGCTCCCAAGTAAGCAAGCCCTTTTCTTCATCATAGTTAGCATCATTGACAATAACATCTTCGATTTTAATTTCTTTATTGGCTGAAACAGGAATACGGTCCATTAAAATTAGTTTTACCGCTTCCGCTTTATTATTTTTCACTTCTAAATTGTAAGTTCTGTCCACAATTCTATTACTTCCAGTAAAAGATTTACTCTTAAAGTTTTTATCTTGTTTTCTAGTTACAGAAATGGAGGCATCAATGCCTAAAGAAACTGTCATTTCTTTGTTTATAGCATAAGGATCAATGGTAGTTTTCCCGGCATAGCCACCATTAAAGTAAATATTAGCTTCACCTGGAAGCAGGTTTAATTTCTCCCAATCTTTGAATCTAGCCGTAAGAAAAACATTTTCATTAATTATTGGAGCTGCAAAAAACTCATAGACCGCATCAAGCTTAAATGTGTTAATTTCTATTGCCGTAATATCCCCATCACTTACTATGGTATATGGACTTTTAATTACAAATTTGGTACTGGTTACATTATCCTCTGTAAAACTCTTATTCGTGGTAATTACGATAACTCCGTTTACAGCTCTAGAGCCATAAATTGAAGTTGCAGAGGCATCTTTTAAAACTTCTATGTTTTGTATTTCATTAGCATCCAAATCACCCTCTTCAAATCCTTCCATCGGAACACCATCAATAATATACAAAGGTTGTGTAGCCTCTGTAACTCTAGAGACTCCTCTAATACTAACTCCGGATACGCGCCCTTTTAGAACGCTGCTCATGTCGCTATTTTGCGTTCCATACCCAACAACTACAACTTCATCTAAGGCTGAGGAGTCTTCTTGTAATCGAGCATTAATAATGGAGGAGTAAATAGGTACTTCATCTTGTTCAAATCCTATGTAAGAGAACACTAACTCTTGACCACTACTAATTTTTAGTTTATACTTCCCGTCTAAATCAGTTTGTGTACTCACAGCGGTTCCCTTGATAATTACAGTACAACCCGGCAATACCTGTCCTGAAGCATCTGTTACAATACCGGTAACCGTTCTCACCGTTGGGTTATAAGAATACTTGTGTTTTTTTGAAGGTGTGTTGTAATTTTTACGCATTCCAAAATTCAGATAATCAGTGGCTAGCTCTGGTTTAATAGAAAAATTATTAGGATTCCCTGTTGAGAGCGTTATGGCAACATCTTCCCAATCTGCACCAGTATGTTGATACACGTGTGCTTTGTAGGTTAACCGTATAGGGTCATTAATCTTGTTAGATTTTAAATCATAATTCGGAATCCATCCGGCATCAGATACATTATATTTTAATTCTAAATTCAATTGTACGCCAATAGGAGTTTCAAATAGAATACTTATTTCTCCTTTAGGTTCAGAAGGTGTCGCATTTAATTCAAGGTGTTGTTTTTCAACACGTTGCAAGTCTTCACTTAAAACATTTATTTTAATAATCGTAGTGTATATTTCATTCTTAATTGCTGTAATTCGCTCTCTATAATAGGTACTTATTTGCTTTACTTTTTCTAAATCTACAGCTTGATGTTCTGAATTGAGCAAACGGTTGCCATTAATAACTTTCTCTTCTTCTTCTAAACCTAATATTAGATTTTTAAGCAAACTTATTTCTAATTCGGTAGCTTTTATAGCTGTAGTTAATGCGGTAGATTCTTCATTTGAAACCTTGGCGTCTAAATAATTTATGTCATAAGAAATAGACAAAATAGAAGCTCCTTTTAGTCCTGAAATTTGAATGCTGCTTTCATCAATTTTAGGAGATAACCCATTAAAAATAACTTCCGTAGTACCTTCTTTCAATTGAAAATTAGAAGTTCTTGAAACCTCTGCACTATTTAAAAATACGGTAACCGATTTTATTTTAGAAGGTGTTTTATCTGCTGCTAATAGGGTGATAGGAAAGAAAATAAGAAATAGCACTACATGTTTCATGTTGTGTTGGTTTTAGATTTAAAGTAAACCTAACCAGAACCAAACATAACTTAAAGGGGCGTTGAGTAAGCTTCTTTTAGAACTTAGTAAACGCTACTTCTTACTGAGTAAAGCTATTATTCTAGAAACTTAGCTTTTAATTCAGCAGTGGGTATCATACAAGCGTCCTGTTTACCGTACCATTTGTATCTATTTTTAGCAACATAATCATAAATAGTGTCTCTAAATTTTTCTGGAATCCATTCCAATACAGATAATAATGACCATAAACCCCCAAAGGATTTTCCAATATTTAATGCCGCTGTAGATTTAGTGTAATACGCAATTCCCGGTTCTATTAAAATTATAGAGTCTACCACTGTAGTGTCTATGTGTCTTTCTTTAGCCAGTTTTTGTCCTATTTCACTTTGTAATGATGCAAAACGGAATTCGTCTTTCTTATCGTACTTAATAATTGTATGTATTGAAGAGTTACACAAATTGCAAACACCATCAAAAAGAACAATCTTATGAAAATCATTTACTTGCATACGTTTATTATATCAATCTAAATTTTACTCAAAGATAGTGTATGGGGATATATTTTTTATATCCAAAAAAGGTCAATTAAAAAAAGACCACACACCAACTAGGTTTGTAGTATTCAAAGTATTGAAAACGAAATTGAATTATATATAATCTTACAGTTATAACGAATTTAAAAAACTTCCTAAATCAATATCTTTATCTAAACTTAATTTCTTTTTTAACCGGTATTTAGACTTTAAAATGCTGTCTGGAAGCACATTAAATATTGCTGCTATTTCTTTAGTAGATAAATTCATTCTTAAAAAGGCAGCAAGTCTAATTTCCTTTTCCGTAATATCTGCATAAATTCCTTTTAGCTTAATATCAAAATCATTATGAACATCTGCAAAGTAGGATTTAAACAACTCCCAATCTTTGTCGTCTGAATTTTGTTTTTTTAGAAGAAGAAGAATTCTTCTAAACTGTAATTTAAATTTATCAGGATCATTTTTTAATTCCTTTAAATCTTCAATTAAATCTTGATTAAAAGTGTTTTTTTGTGCTAAATGAACCGTCAAGCTTGCCAACTCTTTTTGTTTATATTCGATTTCTTTTTTGTACAGAAGATCGAGCTTTTTTTGATTTGATTTACTTTTTCTCAGGCGTTGTCTAAAAATAAAGAACAGTAATATTGACAAGGAAACCCCTGAAAACATTCCTCCAGCATAAAGACTTTTGGTTAAAGTATCTACTTTAGATTTATGTTGTAAATTCTCTATTTCTTCTTTATTTAAGGCGAGTAGTATTTGTTTGTTTTCAGTCTCATAGATAGTTTTTAACTCCTCAATTTGCTGTATTTTTTTATGGTTAAAAATGCTGTCTTTAAATGTTTGATGTGCTTTTAAATCATGCAATGCCATTTGAGGGCTTTTTAAAATTTCATAGGCACTAGATCTAAGTTTATAGCTTTCCATTAAATAATCTAAACGCATGGAAGGTGTCGATTTATTAATAGCTTCATCTAAAAATGAAATTGCTTTATCAGGATCATTTAAATCCATATGCAAGCGCCCTAGTTCTATAAGAACTGCAATATGATTATAAGTAAGACCTTCTTTGATGTGAAAATATAAACTCTCTCCTAAATACGCCTTAGAAGCTTCAAAATTTTTCATTTCTCTATACGTTGAACCTATATTGGTATACACCATAGCTTCATTTGATTTAAGTCCAAAATTTTTAGCAATTTCTAAACTCTTAAAAAAATACTCTAAAGCCGTATCATAGTCTTTTAATGCCGCCAAAGAGGTGCCAATTTGCAAATACATATTAGCTTGCCAAATGTTATCATTAACCGCTATATATACTTCTAAAGCTTGATTATAATAGGGTATAGATTCCTCGTAATTTCCTGTATTGTATTGTATTTCTCCTAATCTAGCAATAATATCCGCCCTAGAAAGCGGATCTGCATTTAAAGAATCTATGCTCTTTAATGCTTGTATGTACAATTGCTGAGAGCGTTTAAATTGCCCATTGCTTAAATACACGCTAGCTATATTTCCTAAACAAATATTTACCAGCTCCACTTCCTTATTCTTCTTGAATAGAATTTTAGCTTCTTCAAGCATTTCTAATGCTTCACTTTTTTCTGCATCTAAACGCTTAATATCGGCCAATTCTAATAAGCTTTTTGCATAAAAAACCTCTTCATTTAGCTCTTTTGAAAGTGTCATTGCTATTTCATGATACTTCACGGCAGCATCTAGTTGGTGTAATGCCCGGCAACTAATTGCAGATTGATAGATCGCTTTAAGTTGTTTCTTCTTATTCTTAATTGTATTCGCAATTTTATAGGCTTGCAAAGAATACTTCAAAGAGGTTTCAGGATTATTATAAAGTAAAATTAAATACAGCGCTTCAAGGGTTTCTATTTTATCGATCGGATTGCTTTTACCCTTTAAAACTTTTTCTAAACTATCTACTTTCCTTTCTATTTGTCCATAAGAAATTGCAAAGAAAAGTATGGTAAATACCATTATAAAAACTTTCATAACTAGAATTAAACAATTTATAGTTGGAATAATTTAAATAATAGGGGGAGTATATTTTTCATTCTGAAGTTCTAAGATAGCGGTTATATGCTTTATAATTAAATAAAACATCGGAAACCCTTTTGAACAAATGTCCTTTTCTTACGCTTAAAACCATCTAAATCATGGCAACAAAAAAAATCGTAATACACTGTAATTAATAGCCGTAGGAGGTTATTAGACGGTAGCTTTATAGCAGTCATTTTAAGA encodes:
- a CDS encoding bifunctional alpha/beta hydrolase/class I SAM-dependent methyltransferase; this translates as MSNGHFNSFDGSEIFYRKWNFKPSQKSVIIIHRGHEHSERLNDIATSSQFSEYNIFAFDLRGHGHTKTATSSVFMDYVRDLDAFAHYLKSTYTIPSNDIFVIANSIGGVIASAWVHDYAPNIAGMALLAPAFRINLIVPLANEMITLGTKLNKELVIKSYVKSTMLTHDVAQQKAYDTDSLITRSIDAKLLIDLADAGKRLVEDAEAIDTPTLILSAEKDKVVFNKDQKIFFDKLDTNLKELEVLPDFFHGILFETKKEVVYDKIKAFAVKSFNHPQKKLSLEPDQFSMVEHKSLQNKEGNNLNFKFQKWSLSKIGKISNGMAIGLKHGFDSGASLDYVYHNEPKGKLGFGTMMDKNYLEAIGWRGIRIRKQHLLQLLEKNIAHLIKEGRTIKILDVAGGTGNYLFDIKDKYPEAEIVINEFVKENIEIGQKVIDSKGYKNVRFTDFDCFDPETYTKINFEPNIIIVSGILELFGDNEMASKALAGIQSVAEKNAAVVYTGQPWHPQLKMIAYVLNSHQKKNWVMRRRSQKELDRMMAYNGIQKETMLIDDFGIFTVSSAKVNA
- a CDS encoding phosphatase PAP2 family protein; protein product: MDEARIALGTRIKLAALCTLVFSVLYNVNAWYASTLDYVPSFVFSIEKYIPFVSWTVVPYMTSGVFFILVFFLCKTMEELRVLTKRILFICLVSGIFFLLFPLKFSFVKPETTPILFDFFFQFIKKVDSPYNEAPSLHIAFAFVFWSVFRNLKNSWRHVAAVWLVLLGLSTLTTYQHHLLDVVTGAVLAQISFIVFPAQGTNFQLRNFHLANYYFLGGWTILLLTLVVVEYGHPIGLILFWPALVLFMVGYNYQKNNVHFLKDQLGAIPWYKKVLYSPYLAIYWFFWKFLRKNKKPIMLIPNLYISSRLDHSEYQNFTGNKNTLVYDFSAELEENKAIKQNCQYHAVPLLDIGAFDAMEIKRIVLEITTHYKELPKDGKILIHCTMGLSRSTFIGILVVKNILSLPLDEAIVKIKTTHKNAVIHRYVQDFLKTINI
- a CDS encoding SDR family oxidoreductase, with product MNVFIAGGTSGIGYSLALHYSVKGYRVAVCGRNLDKILENKPSNVAAYQADVCEMSSLKKTVHTFLTETENLDLFINCTGSYAEDVAGEISYEDAAQMLKTNILGATNCFEVARTAMLHQKIGHIVVIASVSGILDYKNSSLYTKTKRSVIQIADAYHRALKPFGISVTTIAPGYIDTLKLRELNNNDLSKKPFLVPLDVATKKIVAAIDAKNKLVIFPVKMKWMMTFLSILPAPILNLIMFKKAKWMKQE
- a CDS encoding patatin-like phospholipase family protein; amino-acid sequence: MEDKFNNAFILSGGGTRLMIYLGMYAALEELQMKPDVLIATCGGAFAATVITTFPDNQSRKEYLKSEEYYQFATKDRLTKEKKLSRIGLLSLQKLLSKKNAPLMEDVFHKYLADVSQDFSKDFPQLTATMFSQKTPTLFIGSQILFDPKLTGQKRKGEKLYQKVIFTDKETASKIDLNAITINSENYTNSAVSASIKIKTNLSMLVSARISVSDMFYVAPVYLEDTYFAGGAVDLIPIELAKHLAKTVIIEKKQSYSPVEEALVRAVLGYSGNQRLQEIENHASNFQIDTIHIKKDLVGHYIKKSIDWKNFEICFKYPKTYEDFKNDMDKQWDYGYQQTMKSIQKEK
- a CDS encoding phosphatidate cytidylyltransferase encodes the protein MELEVNNSENKFSDVPLRVKTWGYIISVFALSISSSITMKLFISWIGYQVFYEFLRMFQIKTNLLVTALILGIVQFSLIYFFSFERYFLYAIAFLTMFSLYFLMQKVSVKQGIGIVLGLSLSLLVFPHLLYLRESAFGIKALVYLVVITELNDVFQYFMGKLFGNHKVMPKISPNKTWEGVIGGVIITMLLSIILGYFLLPSTILIHAILGFVLGISGFFGDVFMSLLKRKTNVKDTGELLPGHGGLMDRMDSLIFNAPIFFWVLPLLLKS
- a CDS encoding CDP-alcohol phosphatidyltransferase family protein; translated protein: MISIYKLKPKFQQLLNPVLIFLHKCNVTANQITIASILVSLVIGVLFWNADRVHWFFLSLPIGLLLRMALNALDGMMARKFNQTSPLGEVLNEMGDLVSDVIIFFPLMKFQPESFYIIIVFILLSIINEFAGVLGKVIGKERRNDGPMGKSDRAFFLSIYGLLLFFGVNLSSYSKYIFGIIIVLLVLSTFTRLKKALHGA
- a CDS encoding flavohemoglobin expression-modulating QEGLA motif protein — translated: MNAKDLVDLQRANESLFEIDANLNRLVKKIELLSYLNPLNTEKEKQRFFASKYTEDPILKYPKIKFHPYKLHRMLFSQRLERITDQKVQKLYQDIIYYYSNMAQCIQTIGEPKKFYYNSLRLYGTPTEKDVQNAQFILHHSNEAERADMEKIYSPDDAKAYFDEFSKLYDFPLNIKLSTAIAADAMVSNSTQTLLIKKNTKFSKNQLLTLANHEIGVHLVTTYNGIEQPLKIFSNGFPRNVETQEGLAVFSEYMSGALTLERLKTLAYRVLASDSLIKGYSFSDTFDLIHGSYKLNRNDAFNITMRVHRGGGFTKDRLYLSGLKKIYKRHQRGEGMDTLLTGKVTMDYEADIVNLQNLGLASPITHRNIAFKENKNENTTLDFILNHLK
- a CDS encoding DUF4139 domain-containing protein, which gives rise to MKHVVLFLIFFPITLLAADKTPSKIKSVTVFLNSAEVSRTSNFQLKEGTTEVIFNGLSPKIDESSIQISGLKGASILSISYDINYLDAKVSNEESTALTTAIKATELEISLLKNLILGLEEEEKVINGNRLLNSEHQAVDLEKVKQISTYYRERITAIKNEIYTTIIKINVLSEDLQRVEKQHLELNATPSEPKGEISILFETPIGVQLNLELKYNVSDAGWIPNYDLKSNKINDPIRLTYKAHVYQHTGADWEDVAITLSTGNPNNFSIKPELATDYLNFGMRKNYNTPSKKHKYSYNPTVRTVTGIVTDASGQVLPGCTVIIKGTAVSTQTDLDGKYKLKISSGQELVFSYIGFEQDEVPIYSSIINARLQEDSSALDEVVVVGYGTQNSDMSSVLKGRVSGVSIRGVSRVTEATQPLYIIDGVPMEGFEEGDLDANEIQNIEVLKDASATSIYGSRAVNGVIVITTNKSFTEDNVTSTKFVIKSPYTIVSDGDITAIEINTFKLDAVYEFFAAPIINENVFLTARFKDWEKLNLLPGEANIYFNGGYAGKTTIDPYAINKEMTVSLGIDASISVTRKQDKNFKSKSFTGSNRIVDRTYNLEVKNNKAEAVKLILMDRIPVSANKEIKIEDVIVNDANYDEEKGLLTWELNLASKQESKHQFSFQVKHPKERSISL